A genomic region of Lagenorhynchus albirostris chromosome 18, mLagAlb1.1, whole genome shotgun sequence contains the following coding sequences:
- the PCID2 gene encoding PCI domain-containing protein 2 isoform X4, translating to MLEKAAELLMSCFRVCASDTRAGIEDSKKWGMLFLVNQLFKIYFKINKLHLCKPLIRAIDSSNLKDDYSTAQRVTYRYYVGRKAMFDSDFKQAEEYLSFAFEHCHRLSQKNKRMVLIYLLPVKMLLGHMPTIELLRKYHLMQFAEVTKAVSEGNLLLLNEALAKHETFFIRCGIFLILEKLKIITYRNLFKKVYLLLKTHQLSLDAFLVALKFMQVEDVDIAEVQCILANLIYMGHIKGYISHQHQKLVVSKQNPFPPLSTVC from the exons ATGCTGGAGAAGGCGGCCGAGCTGTTGATGAGCTGCTTCCGCGTCTGCGCCAGCGACAC CCGTGCAGGCATAGAGGACTCCAAGAAGTGGGGCATGCTGTTTCTGGTGAATCAGTTATTCAAGATCTATTTTAAG ATCAACAAGCTCCATTTGTGTAAACCGCTCATCCGAGCCATCGACAGCTCAAACCTGAAGGACGACTACAGCACTGCGCAGAGGGTGACGTACAGGTACTACGTGGGGCGGAAGGCCATGTTCGACAGCGACTTCAAGCAAG CTGAGGAGTACCTGTCCTTTGCTTTTGAGCACTGCCACCGTTTGAGCCAGAAGAACAAAAGGATGGTCCTCATTTATCTCCTTCCTGTGAAGATGCTCCTG GGTCACATGCCAACCATTGAGCTCCTGAGGAAGTACCATCTCATGCAGTTTGCGGAGGTGACCAAAGCTGTGAG CGAAGGCAACCTCCTCCTCCTGAACGAGGCTCTGGCCAAGCACGAGACCTTCTTCATCCGGTGCGGCATTTTCCTCATCCTCGAGAAGCTGAAGATTATCACCTACAGGAACCTCTTTAAGAAAGT GTACCTGTTACTCAAGACACACCAGCTGTCTCTGGATGCGTTCCTGGTTGCCTTGAAGTTCATGCAGGTGGAGGACGTGGACATCGCCGAGGTCCAGTGCATCCTGGCCAACCTGATCTACATG GGTCACATTAAAGGCTACATCTCGCACCAGCACCAGAAGCTGGTTGTCAGCAAGCAGAACCCGTTCCCCCCGCTGTCCACGGTGTGCtga